Genomic window (Trichocoleus sp.):
GGAACAAACCCAGAAACGCTACGGGAGCCGGATTAGCATTCTGGGTCTTTGGCAACCGGATGAACACTTCGAGTATGCGCTGGTGCAAGGGGGCTTTAAGAGCGCCAGCTACATCAGCGTGATGGATTGGGTAGCTGTGACTGCAGCCCAAACACTCCAACAAACGGGACGGCTCACGGTTATTGTTCAAGACAATGGACCGATTCACACCAGTAACGTGGTTCGTGAGCAGTGGGCAAGGTGGCAAGAGCAAGGATTATTCATCTTCTTCTTGCCTGCCTATTGCTCTGAAATGAACCCCATCGAAGGACAGTGGCATCAGCTCAAAGCCCAT
Coding sequences:
- a CDS encoding transposase, whose translation is MLQKQSKQADLELLQQAAQEQHIELKYLDESGFCLWSPVSYSYSRIGRQKCLEQTQKRYGSRISILGLWQPDEHFEYALVQGGFKSASYISVMDWVAVTAAQTLQQTGRLTVIVQDNGPIHTSNVVREQWARWQEQGLFIFFLPAYCSEMNPIEGQWHQLKAHEISGRMFDNEYDLALAVMNGMESRSEQGGYTVERFKFKLS